In one Lachnospiraceae bacterium GAM79 genomic region, the following are encoded:
- a CDS encoding galactoside ABC transporter permease, with the protein MADKSKILSADAEAALLKPIDEYVGKIQSQIDALRVDGSDKVQSYKNQIAIAKEDKNLSKDERAKAVAAAKTGLEKAKSVEAANKDKVSKLIAEAEKYLSENYNSKYYDKVVASCEAEKAAENEAYEKVRATIKTEHEQTLAKLSAADEIKDEKYVYKNRLFDAQMSHESRLQEIKDKKHDAFAHKFHLIDLLRMSKYTFGQKQAQKIENYKYTFNTSQFLYKNGLYIVIILIFIALCIITPIVKNTQLLTVTNILNILQQASPRMFLALGVAGLILLTGTDLSIGRMVGMGMVTATIIMHNGPNTGGVFGHIFDFSNISAAPRAILALVACIILTTVFASIAGFFMAKYKMHPFISTMANMLIIFGLVTYATKGVSFGAIDSSIPNMFIPTFGSFPSIILWAIVAIIVVWFIWNKTTFGKNLYAVGGNPEAAAVSGISVFKVTLGAFILAGILYGFGSWLECNRMVGSGSAAYGQGWDMDAIAACVVGGVSFTGGIGKISGVVTGVLIFTSLTYSLTILGIDTNLQFIFEGIIILAAVTLDCLKYVQKK; encoded by the coding sequence ATGGCAGATAAAAGTAAGATCCTTTCGGCCGATGCAGAAGCAGCGCTTTTGAAGCCGATTGATGAATATGTAGGAAAAATACAGTCACAGATCGATGCACTCCGTGTAGACGGATCTGACAAGGTTCAGAGCTATAAGAACCAGATCGCAATTGCGAAGGAAGACAAGAACTTATCAAAGGATGAGAGAGCAAAAGCAGTTGCAGCAGCAAAGACTGGACTTGAAAAGGCAAAGAGCGTGGAAGCAGCAAACAAGGATAAGGTATCCAAGTTGATCGCAGAAGCAGAAAAGTACCTTTCAGAGAATTATAACAGCAAATATTATGATAAAGTAGTTGCAAGCTGCGAGGCAGAAAAAGCAGCAGAAAACGAAGCTTATGAGAAGGTTCGTGCAACGATCAAGACAGAACACGAACAGACACTTGCCAAGCTGTCCGCTGCAGACGAGATCAAAGATGAGAAATATGTATATAAGAACAGATTATTTGATGCACAGATGTCTCATGAATCCAGATTACAGGAGATCAAAGACAAAAAGCATGATGCATTTGCACATAAGTTCCATCTGATCGACCTCTTACGGATGTCCAAATACACATTTGGTCAGAAGCAGGCTCAGAAGATCGAGAATTACAAATACACATTTAATACATCCCAGTTCCTTTATAAGAACGGTCTGTATATCGTAATCATCCTGATCTTCATTGCACTTTGTATTATCACACCAATCGTTAAGAATACACAGTTATTAACCGTTACCAATATCCTGAATATCTTACAGCAGGCATCTCCTCGAATGTTCCTTGCACTCGGTGTTGCCGGTCTGATCTTACTTACAGGTACTGACCTTTCCATCGGACGTATGGTAGGTATGGGTATGGTTACAGCAACTATCATCATGCATAACGGCCCTAACACAGGTGGCGTATTCGGACATATCTTTGATTTCTCAAATATTTCGGCCGCTCCTAGAGCAATTCTTGCACTGGTAGCCTGTATAATTCTTACAACAGTATTTGCAAGTATCGCAGGTTTCTTCATGGCAAAGTACAAGATGCATCCATTCATCTCAACCATGGCGAACATGCTGATTATCTTTGGTTTAGTAACATACGCAACAAAGGGTGTATCATTCGGTGCGATCGATTCTTCAATCCCTAACATGTTCATCCCTACATTTGGCAGCTTCCCATCGATTATTCTTTGGGCAATCGTAGCAATCATTGTTGTATGGTTCATCTGGAATAAGACAACATTTGGTAAGAATCTGTACGCTGTAGGCGGAAACCCGGAAGCAGCAGCAGTTTCAGGTATCTCAGTATTCAAAGTAACACTTGGCGCATTCATCCTTGCAGGTATCCTTTACGGATTTGGTTCATGGCTTGAATGTAACAGAATGGTAGGTTCCGGTAGTGCCGCTTATGGACAGGGCTGGGATATGGATGCCATTGCAGCCTGTGTAGTTGGTGGTGTATCATTTACAGGTGGTATCGGTAAGATCTCCGGTGTTGTAACTGGTGTACTTATCTTCACATCACTAACATACTCACTGACAATCCTTGGTATTGATACAAACCTTCAGTTCATTTTCGAAGGTATCATCATCCTTGCGGCTGTAACTCTTGACTGTCTCAAGTATGTACAGAAGAAGTAA
- a CDS encoding response regulator: MDNYKVVLVDDEVEVIDAIEQRIHWDILGFEVVGSATNGVKALELVEKQQPDVVITDIKMPYMDGLELARRLNKEYQNIHIVIFTGFDEFEYAKEAVHLEVEEYMLKPINALELTECMKRLKKTLDKEREERLNVTKLENYLKDSLPVLQTNLFVSLIEGRVNEEYCEKFLNAYQIDMKGPYYCCAIFHTSEHHVPDGMNPLLLAMSVEHEIKDRLAPEWKNHMFTYLGNALMIIELETEEMVVAFTDACDRFCKWAYRVMGAVVTAGIGRVCDNLISVNSSYDGAREAVSYRVLYGTSRAINIGEIAPKEQEILIQPEDTKMHDLFKAIHLGVPETLEQSVRKEVEKLHNNAQTVNQYNLAIMEMVGAFYRFCANNFIDFNEFCGNVGNPYERVPEMDESTLTAWMIDSAKAISEELKNARNSTSRRMVTDAQNLVHDRYMEPNLSLDTVCSALGVSNSYFSSVFKKETGKAFVTYLTDYRMDHAAELILETNEKSYQIAERVGYLDANYFSYVFKKRFGVSPSKYRTEHLKK; encoded by the coding sequence ATGGATAATTATAAAGTGGTACTCGTCGATGACGAGGTGGAAGTAATCGATGCGATCGAACAGAGAATTCATTGGGATATATTAGGATTTGAAGTTGTTGGAAGTGCGACAAACGGTGTGAAAGCACTGGAGCTCGTGGAGAAGCAGCAGCCGGATGTCGTGATAACCGATATCAAGATGCCATATATGGATGGACTGGAGCTTGCCAGGAGATTGAATAAAGAATATCAGAATATCCATATCGTCATTTTTACAGGATTTGATGAGTTTGAATATGCGAAGGAAGCTGTTCATCTGGAAGTAGAGGAATACATGCTGAAGCCAATCAATGCTCTGGAGCTTACGGAATGTATGAAACGACTGAAAAAGACTCTGGATAAGGAGAGAGAAGAGCGTCTGAATGTAACAAAGCTTGAGAATTATCTGAAGGATTCCCTTCCGGTGCTTCAGACGAATCTGTTTGTTTCGTTGATCGAGGGTCGTGTAAATGAAGAATATTGCGAGAAGTTTTTGAATGCGTATCAGATTGATATGAAAGGACCGTATTATTGCTGCGCGATCTTTCATACCTCGGAGCATCATGTTCCGGATGGTATGAATCCATTGTTGCTTGCCATGTCAGTCGAGCATGAGATCAAGGATCGTTTAGCACCGGAATGGAAGAATCATATGTTCACATATCTGGGAAATGCACTTATGATCATAGAACTGGAAACGGAAGAAATGGTAGTTGCATTTACAGATGCCTGTGACCGATTCTGTAAATGGGCATATCGTGTTATGGGAGCTGTTGTGACTGCAGGAATCGGAAGAGTCTGTGATAATCTGATCAGCGTTAATTCTTCTTATGATGGAGCAAGAGAAGCAGTTTCTTATCGTGTGTTATATGGAACGAGCCGTGCGATCAATATTGGTGAGATCGCACCGAAGGAGCAGGAGATCCTGATCCAGCCGGAGGATACAAAGATGCATGATCTGTTCAAGGCTATTCATCTGGGAGTACCGGAGACACTTGAACAGTCGGTGCGGAAGGAAGTGGAGAAGCTTCATAATAATGCGCAGACCGTGAACCAGTATAACCTTGCGATCATGGAGATGGTGGGAGCATTTTATCGATTCTGTGCTAATAATTTTATAGATTTTAATGAGTTTTGCGGTAATGTCGGAAATCCATACGAACGTGTACCGGAGATGGATGAAAGCACATTAACCGCGTGGATGATCGATTCGGCAAAAGCCATCAGTGAGGAGCTGAAAAATGCCAGAAACAGTACATCGAGACGTATGGTTACAGATGCGCAGAATCTGGTGCATGACAGGTATATGGAGCCGAATCTCTCCTTGGATACAGTGTGCTCGGCACTTGGAGTATCGAATTCTTATTTTTCCAGTGTATTTAAAAAAGAGACAGGAAAAGCATTTGTAACATATCTGACCGATTACCGGATGGATCATGCGGCAGAACTGATTCTCGAAACGAATGAGAAAAGTTATCAGATTGCAGAGCGGGTCGGTTATCTTGATGCAAATTATTTCAGTTATGTATTTAAGAAGCGTTTTGGGGTTTCGCCATCCAAATACAGAACGGAGCATCTGAAAAAATAA
- a CDS encoding galactose ABC transporter substrate-binding protein, with translation MNRKKTRKIIACICILAVMMSLVSCDSRKNQKDRTLRVGVVTYTPDDPFINAMTDILKEDLKALEASDMKVIVSVRSGDNSQQEQDEVVEEMIDAGCDVLCVNLVDRTAPSNIIRLARQNNIPVIFFNREPVREDLLQWDKLYYIGCDAAQSGEMQGEIAAEYIKNHPEVDRNQDGKIQYVLLEGEAGHQDAISRTDCSVKTILENGVKLEKLTYQFADWNRAQAENRMSRLISQYGDQIEMVISNNDEMALGAVEAYKNAGYMQSNYPVIFGIDGLDDAVEAVRLGTMQGTVYNDREAQARKIALIAVALFRGNDVSVLGLEDERYYMAQYRKVDVNNVDEFLQK, from the coding sequence ATGAATAGAAAGAAAACAAGAAAAATAATAGCCTGTATATGCATATTGGCAGTTATGATGTCTCTGGTATCCTGCGACAGCAGGAAAAATCAGAAAGACAGAACTCTGCGGGTCGGCGTTGTTACGTATACGCCGGATGATCCGTTTATCAACGCAATGACAGATATATTGAAGGAGGATCTGAAAGCATTAGAAGCAAGTGATATGAAGGTTATCGTATCAGTCAGGAGCGGAGATAACAGTCAGCAGGAACAGGATGAAGTGGTGGAGGAAATGATCGATGCCGGATGCGATGTACTTTGTGTAAATCTGGTCGATCGAACGGCTCCGTCAAATATTATAAGACTCGCAAGACAGAATAATATTCCGGTGATTTTCTTTAACAGAGAGCCGGTAAGAGAGGACCTGCTGCAATGGGATAAGCTGTATTATATTGGATGTGATGCTGCACAGTCCGGCGAGATGCAGGGTGAGATTGCTGCGGAATATATAAAGAATCATCCGGAGGTGGATCGCAATCAGGATGGTAAGATCCAGTATGTACTCTTAGAAGGTGAAGCCGGACATCAGGATGCGATCAGCCGGACAGACTGTTCGGTAAAGACCATTCTTGAAAATGGTGTGAAGCTTGAGAAACTGACCTATCAGTTTGCAGACTGGAACCGCGCGCAGGCAGAGAACCGAATGAGCCGGTTGATCAGTCAATATGGGGATCAGATAGAGATGGTTATTTCCAATAATGATGAGATGGCACTCGGTGCAGTCGAGGCTTATAAGAATGCCGGATATATGCAGAGTAATTATCCGGTCATCTTCGGTATCGATGGATTAGATGATGCGGTGGAAGCTGTTCGGCTGGGCACGATGCAAGGAACTGTCTATAATGACAGAGAAGCACAGGCGAGAAAGATTGCACTGATTGCAGTAGCCTTGTTCCGTGGAAATGATGTGAGCGTATTAGGACTTGAGGATGAACGGTATTATATGGCACAGTACCGTAAGGTCGATGTCAATAATGTGGATGAGTTTTTGCAAAAATAG
- a CDS encoding DUF1846 domain-containing protein, giving the protein MKRIGFDNDKYLSMQSAHIRERIEQFGDKLYLEFGGKLFDDYHASRVLPGFAPDSKLQMLLQLADQAEMIISINAADIERNKIRHDLGITYDQDVIRLIDVYKKKGLYVSSVVITRYAGQPSADIFQKKLEAIGIKVYHHYSIEGYPNNIDYIVSDEGYGKNEYVETTRPLVIVTAPGPGSGKMATCLSQLYHENKRGIKAGYAKFETFPIWNIPLKHPVNLAYEAATADLNDVNMIDPFHLEAYGETTVNYNRDIEIYPVLASMFEGIYGYCPYKSPTDMGVNMAGNCIIDDEACREASKQEIIRRYYQSLNRFVKDEATKDEVYKQELIMKQAKITVNDRAVVPVANNLAQENGSAAAALELPDGTIVTGSTSDLLGPASAVLLNAIKVLGNIDKNTHLISRTFIEPIQHLKTGYLGSKNPRLHTDEVLIALSMCAVSDPNAKHALEQLPKLSGCQLHVSSILSAVDMTTFKKLGIELTNEAVYEGAATQENA; this is encoded by the coding sequence ATGAAACGCATTGGCTTCGACAATGACAAGTACCTGTCCATGCAGTCTGCGCATATCAGGGAACGTATCGAACAATTTGGAGATAAACTGTATCTGGAATTTGGCGGCAAATTATTTGACGACTATCATGCCTCCCGCGTACTTCCGGGATTTGCACCGGACAGCAAATTACAGATGCTCTTACAGCTTGCAGATCAGGCAGAAATGATCATCTCGATCAACGCCGCTGATATCGAGCGCAATAAGATCCGTCACGATCTGGGAATCACATACGATCAGGATGTTATCCGTCTGATCGATGTATATAAAAAGAAAGGGCTATATGTCAGCAGCGTGGTCATCACACGATATGCCGGACAACCATCTGCCGATATTTTCCAGAAGAAACTGGAAGCGATCGGCATCAAGGTCTACCATCACTATTCCATCGAGGGTTATCCGAATAACATTGACTATATCGTAAGTGATGAGGGCTATGGAAAAAATGAGTATGTAGAGACAACCCGTCCGCTTGTCATTGTTACCGCACCGGGTCCGGGAAGCGGCAAGATGGCGACCTGTCTGTCACAGCTCTACCATGAGAACAAGCGTGGCATCAAGGCCGGCTATGCCAAATTTGAGACTTTCCCGATTTGGAATATCCCACTTAAGCATCCGGTCAATCTGGCTTATGAAGCTGCTACCGCAGACTTAAACGATGTCAATATGATCGATCCATTCCACCTGGAAGCTTATGGGGAAACAACCGTCAACTACAATCGTGATATCGAGATCTATCCGGTTCTGGCTTCCATGTTCGAAGGGATCTATGGTTACTGTCCATACAAATCCCCGACCGATATGGGGGTAAATATGGCGGGAAACTGCATCATTGACGATGAAGCCTGCAGAGAAGCGTCCAAGCAGGAAATTATCAGACGATATTATCAGTCTCTGAACCGTTTCGTTAAAGACGAAGCGACCAAAGACGAAGTATACAAACAGGAACTTATCATGAAGCAGGCGAAGATCACAGTCAATGATCGTGCTGTTGTTCCGGTTGCAAATAACCTTGCACAGGAAAATGGTTCCGCCGCCGCAGCCTTAGAACTGCCGGACGGAACGATCGTTACCGGTTCCACTTCCGATCTGCTCGGTCCTGCATCTGCTGTATTGTTAAATGCAATTAAGGTACTTGGAAACATTGATAAGAACACGCATCTGATCTCACGTACCTTTATTGAACCAATCCAGCACTTAAAGACCGGATACCTCGGCAGCAAGAATCCTCGTCTTCATACCGACGAAGTTCTGATCGCATTATCCATGTGCGCTGTCTCCGATCCAAATGCAAAGCATGCATTAGAACAGCTTCCAAAGCTGTCCGGCTGTCAGCTCCATGTATCATCGATCCTGTCCGCAGTCGACATGACAACCTTTAAGAAGCTCGGCATCGAACTTACAAATGAAGCCGTATACGAAGGTGCTGCTACGCAGGAGAATGCATAA
- a CDS encoding sensor histidine kinase produces the protein MLKNIRKNKKKKNESSIIGRLRGWFYHGRFIGFDIQSIIMTVLTALTIITTVIMGLLLYNRFKMAIKQTAVTNTENMVENTVEKLDADLLNVRQITNAVNYNIIQEYDISSRDFNRQFSLLYEINADKIQSMALYDDKGNLLTAEPVTVQKDAVEPSEQDWYQDAEADIENIHFSIPHIQNLFVDGTYRYYWVVSLSRSVDINDGEQPGSGVLLVDMKYSVIEDTLARINDASNGIYYYLCSRDGQMIYHPRGTDMDRGYFKEEYREAATYEDGTYELTVNGRTSNVIVNSVAYTGWKVVGVVPESVQIASINRFRYYIITTVIILMMMLLGVNRIISKKISRPILKLNESVKAYEAGGPTDIYIGGSSEICHLGYSVQKSYEQIEALMQEIIREQTERRKSEMDALQSQINPHFLYNTLESITWMVEAKKNLDAVFMISELAKLLRISLSKGRTVIRISDEIQHSRSYMNIQKVRYKERFQIEFDIDEEINEYCTVKLIVQPILENAIYYGVGNMDEDDGGKITIRGEKKGDDIYISIEDNGMGMNEDIVENILKDNNKVPKHGSGVGLINVHSRIQLMFGNEYGLEVYSEPDEGTRIVIHIPAIPYTEENREQLETQNYGKGRATDEEK, from the coding sequence GTGTTGAAGAATATAAGAAAGAATAAAAAGAAGAAAAATGAAAGTTCTATTATCGGACGTCTTCGGGGGTGGTTTTATCACGGCAGATTTATAGGTTTTGATATTCAGTCGATCATTATGACAGTGCTTACTGCCCTGACGATCATCACAACAGTTATCATGGGTCTGCTGTTGTATAATCGTTTTAAGATGGCGATTAAGCAGACTGCGGTCACGAATACGGAAAATATGGTGGAAAATACTGTTGAAAAGCTGGATGCAGATCTGTTAAATGTGCGTCAGATCACGAATGCGGTGAATTATAATATTATTCAGGAATATGATATTTCCAGCCGGGATTTTAACCGGCAGTTCAGTCTGTTATATGAGATCAATGCCGATAAGATCCAGAGTATGGCGCTATATGATGATAAAGGGAATCTTCTTACTGCAGAACCGGTCACGGTACAGAAGGATGCTGTGGAACCGTCAGAGCAGGACTGGTATCAGGATGCAGAGGCAGATATCGAGAATATTCATTTCTCTATACCGCATATCCAGAATCTGTTTGTCGATGGCACATATCGATATTACTGGGTTGTATCTCTCAGCCGTTCGGTTGATATCAACGATGGTGAGCAGCCGGGAAGTGGTGTCCTTTTGGTCGATATGAAATATTCGGTGATAGAGGATACATTGGCACGGATCAACGATGCGTCAAATGGCATCTATTATTACCTGTGCAGCCGTGATGGTCAGATGATCTACCATCCGCGCGGAACCGATATGGACAGAGGATATTTCAAAGAAGAATACAGAGAGGCAGCAACCTATGAGGATGGAACATATGAACTTACGGTCAATGGCAGGACAAGCAATGTGATCGTAAACAGCGTTGCCTATACCGGATGGAAGGTGGTCGGTGTAGTTCCGGAAAGTGTACAGATCGCGAGCATCAACCGGTTCCGGTATTATATCATTACGACGGTTATCATTCTTATGATGATGCTTTTAGGGGTGAACCGTATTATTTCGAAGAAGATATCCAGGCCGATTCTGAAGTTAAATGAATCCGTAAAAGCATATGAGGCAGGTGGCCCGACAGATATCTACATCGGTGGATCATCCGAGATCTGTCATCTGGGATATTCTGTTCAGAAATCCTACGAACAGATCGAAGCTTTGATGCAGGAGATCATACGGGAACAGACGGAACGAAGAAAGAGTGAGATGGATGCGCTGCAGAGCCAGATCAATCCGCATTTCCTTTACAATACCCTGGAATCCATCACATGGATGGTAGAAGCAAAGAAGAACCTGGATGCAGTGTTTATGATCTCAGAGCTTGCAAAACTGCTCCGTATCAGTCTGTCAAAGGGCAGAACGGTGATCAGAATATCGGATGAGATCCAGCATAGCAGAAGTTATATGAATATTCAAAAAGTTCGATACAAGGAGCGTTTTCAGATCGAATTTGATATTGATGAAGAGATTAATGAGTATTGCACAGTAAAGCTGATCGTTCAGCCGATTCTTGAAAATGCCATTTATTATGGTGTAGGAAATATGGATGAGGATGACGGAGGCAAGATCACGATCCGTGGTGAGAAAAAAGGCGATGATATTTATATTTCCATAGAAGATAATGGTATGGGAATGAATGAGGACATCGTAGAGAATATATTAAAAGATAATAACAAAGTACCAAAACATGGTTCCGGTGTCGGCCTGATCAATGTTCATTCCAGAATTCAGTTGATGTTTGGAAATGAATATGGTCTGGAGGTTTACAGTGAGCCGGACGAGGGTACAAGGATTGTGATCCACATACCGGCTATTCCATATACAGAGGAGAATCGGGAACAGCTTGAAACACAAAATTATGGAAAGGGGAGAGCGACAGATGAAGAGAAATAG
- a CDS encoding type II toxin-antitoxin system RelE/ParE family toxin, giving the protein MRKAIEDLEFMPMQHEVDEDEELAEKGIRKCYYKNYKIFFFIDLKRETVYVLRVLHMLVDAKTILLNMRL; this is encoded by the coding sequence TTGAGAAAAGCAATTGAAGATCTTGAATTTATGCCAATGCAGCATGAGGTGGATGAAGACGAAGAGTTGGCAGAAAAAGGAATTCGAAAGTGTTACTATAAAAATTATAAGATTTTCTTTTTTATAGATCTGAAGCGAGAAACGGTTTATGTTTTGCGTGTGTTACATATGTTGGTAGATGCGAAAACGATATTGTTAAATATGCGGTTATAA
- a CDS encoding GTPase (G3E family), with the protein MIQIDLITGFLGSGKTTFIRKYAKYLIDQGLNIGILENDFGAVNVDAMLLQDILGDNCTLEMVAGGCDADCHRRRFKTKLIAMGMCGYDRVLVEPSGIFDMDEFFDVLHEDPLDRWYTIGNVITIIDATLEQNLSEASRYLLSSQVAQAGTVLYSHSQEATPKQLASTKDYVKQSFDILHSKSTPKQVVLEKDWKDLTDEDYKAILSSGYQDANYTKLWFDDKQTYDSLYFMNMDFTEDFLKESCQKILHDPACGKVFRIKGFQKLADGSWISINVTHQKTEIKPIPNGQAILIVIGEGLNQEAIEGYWGKSKP; encoded by the coding sequence ATGATTCAGATAGATTTGATCACCGGATTCTTAGGTTCCGGTAAAACTACTTTTATAAGGAAATATGCTAAATACCTGATCGATCAGGGCTTAAACATCGGTATTCTTGAAAACGATTTTGGTGCAGTCAATGTCGATGCCATGCTGTTACAGGATATCCTTGGTGATAACTGTACACTAGAAATGGTTGCCGGCGGTTGTGATGCCGACTGTCACCGCAGACGATTCAAAACCAAGCTGATCGCAATGGGAATGTGTGGTTATGACCGCGTTCTGGTAGAGCCATCCGGCATCTTCGATATGGATGAATTCTTCGATGTCCTGCACGAAGATCCGCTTGACCGCTGGTACACGATTGGAAATGTTATTACGATCATTGATGCCACACTGGAGCAAAATCTCTCCGAGGCTTCCCGTTATCTTCTGTCTTCTCAGGTGGCACAGGCCGGCACTGTCTTATACAGTCATTCACAGGAAGCCACACCGAAACAGTTAGCCTCTACCAAAGATTATGTAAAACAGTCATTTGACATTTTACACTCTAAGTCCACACCAAAGCAGGTCGTTCTGGAAAAAGACTGGAAAGATCTGACCGATGAGGACTATAAAGCAATCCTCTCATCCGGCTATCAAGATGCCAATTATACGAAACTCTGGTTTGACGACAAACAGACCTACGACAGTCTGTACTTCATGAATATGGATTTTACAGAGGATTTCTTAAAAGAAAGTTGCCAGAAAATCCTGCACGATCCAGCCTGTGGTAAGGTCTTCCGGATTAAAGGGTTCCAGAAGCTCGCTGATGGAAGCTGGATATCCATCAACGTCACCCACCAGAAGACCGAGATCAAACCGATCCCAAATGGACAAGCCATCCTGATCGTCATCGGCGAAGGATTAAATCAGGAAGCTATAGAAGGATATTGGGGAAAATCGAAACCTTGA
- a CDS encoding substrate-binding domain-containing protein: MKRNRITFLIAELILVAIAGIFINRIFREDNPQKRVAVILPDSGNTRWEGLVNGLKQSAQVNNIHLIICNTDEIVSADDEKELIDEQLENDVDAFIICPAPGTDTKDMLASLQAEKETFVLITEDAYMADDTESTGFVTIKPDNYQIGYTLGRQIIKNDTDKQAGKKVGVIVGRAETEASVSRVKGLTDALAGYSCELVWTYNQDSGKDTCKAVDSLEAVDYIAAMDTEALDTLGENAENGYYKGAGIYGVGTSMKSVALLDYNKIKCLVVPDGYSIGYESVNEIAKKLGRPLYTLKSHEEAIRVIYKDDLFSEETERFLYSYE, encoded by the coding sequence ATGAAGAGAAATAGAATTACTTTCCTCATAGCAGAGCTGATCCTGGTTGCCATTGCCGGTATATTTATCAACCGGATCTTTCGGGAAGATAATCCGCAGAAACGTGTGGCGGTTATTCTTCCGGATTCCGGTAATACCAGATGGGAAGGCCTGGTTAATGGACTGAAGCAGTCTGCGCAGGTAAATAACATTCATTTGATCATCTGTAATACAGATGAGATCGTAAGTGCAGATGATGAAAAAGAGCTGATCGATGAACAGCTTGAAAATGATGTGGATGCATTTATCATCTGTCCTGCTCCCGGAACAGATACAAAAGATATGCTTGCATCTTTGCAGGCGGAGAAAGAGACCTTTGTTCTGATAACGGAGGATGCATATATGGCAGATGACACAGAATCGACCGGATTTGTAACGATAAAGCCGGATAACTATCAGATCGGCTACACTCTCGGCAGGCAGATCATAAAAAATGATACAGATAAGCAGGCAGGCAAGAAGGTCGGAGTGATTGTCGGACGGGCAGAGACTGAGGCAAGTGTCAGCCGTGTAAAGGGACTTACCGATGCACTTGCAGGATATAGCTGTGAGCTTGTCTGGACGTATAATCAGGATAGCGGCAAAGATACCTGTAAGGCGGTTGATTCCCTGGAAGCGGTTGATTATATAGCAGCTATGGATACAGAAGCTCTTGATACACTCGGTGAAAATGCTGAAAATGGGTATTATAAAGGGGCAGGGATATATGGGGTAGGTACAAGCATGAAATCCGTTGCCCTGCTTGATTACAACAAGATTAAATGCCTTGTTGTACCGGATGGGTACAGCATCGGTTATGAGAGTGTAAATGAGATCGCAAAGAAACTTGGACGACCATTATATACATTAAAAAGTCATGAAGAAGCGATACGGGTAATCTATAAGGATGACCTGTTTTCGGAAGAGACAGAAAGGTTTTTATATTCGTATGAATAG